One Glaciihabitans arcticus DNA window includes the following coding sequences:
- a CDS encoding transglutaminase domain-containing protein, with protein sequence MSERRRRAATNVRSEGRFLAINAAFLIGMIVLGAVAAWPIYETPAFVILVAVSVVLAAAVAFTAFIRSWSWLTVVLLTLGAYLVIGVPLAVPDALASLGELVGGFLTLLTASVFGWKQLVTVTIPVGTYQGLLVPALLVFLFGTVGALSIAWRAKKTYWIALPVAFAVQLFGLIFGSAVPSGSSTIAGLPLLDPRELALGLASFLLALGFLVWRVSYARRVAVRLAQSEGGVRQGRSGLGALVRRVSLAVVILLVSLGASAALLPVVAATNEREVLRTTIEPEVRLRDYTSPLSQYRSYFDEQSYDSELFTVEGEQPAGTRLRLAVLSYYDGEVFRVTDPNADDTNEKTAFIRIPYRLSPDAGGGSEEKVAVTVGDYSGIWMPTVGSLVSASFEGAGSTALTEDFFYNEATSSAVNLGVLAKGDSYVIDAVVGAGTASLGDLVAPDSREGLVDEALIPKSLVNWVRAQELSSSGSGLQELIERLRARGYLSHGLSVGEPVPEGEAEEAEPLAPTWADDLGDYSFKPSFAGHSVGRIDELFTSLLEKQNSTNDTADTQLVSAVGDDEQFAVAAALVAQHLGFPARVVLGFALDDVGQTGEPLPACEAGVCEGKNLTAWLEVQGASGEWATVDVTPQHSDPLDPVNENLRDPENSTEVIQDSATEQLPPDASPSGGDQQDNSDDDNGIDLAWLAAVLRIVGLSLLALLVLLSPFVTILVAKATRRRDRMKETVPEKRIVGGWDEYVDAALDHGLPAPTTQTRTELARSYGSPRGVQLARFADRAVFDATEPVDADGDTFWEIVEAERLAFSAGLTRWQRLRAALSLRSFTNYLRSQLPTTKR encoded by the coding sequence ATGAGCGAACGCAGGCGCCGTGCGGCGACGAACGTGCGCAGCGAGGGCCGTTTCCTCGCAATCAATGCGGCGTTCCTGATCGGGATGATCGTGCTCGGCGCCGTCGCCGCGTGGCCGATCTACGAGACCCCCGCGTTTGTGATCCTGGTCGCGGTGAGCGTTGTGCTTGCCGCGGCGGTCGCCTTCACCGCGTTCATCCGCTCCTGGTCCTGGCTCACCGTTGTGCTGCTGACCCTCGGTGCCTACCTCGTGATCGGTGTGCCGCTCGCGGTGCCCGACGCCCTCGCGAGCCTCGGCGAACTGGTCGGCGGATTCCTCACGCTACTCACCGCCTCGGTCTTCGGCTGGAAGCAGCTCGTCACCGTCACCATCCCGGTCGGCACCTACCAGGGACTGCTCGTTCCCGCGCTCCTGGTCTTCCTATTCGGTACGGTCGGCGCGCTCTCGATCGCCTGGCGCGCGAAGAAGACCTACTGGATCGCCCTTCCGGTCGCCTTCGCGGTGCAGCTGTTCGGCCTCATCTTCGGCTCGGCCGTTCCCAGCGGATCCTCCACAATCGCCGGCCTTCCGCTGCTCGACCCGCGCGAACTCGCGCTCGGTCTCGCGAGCTTCCTGCTCGCCCTCGGCTTCCTGGTCTGGCGGGTGAGCTACGCGCGACGCGTTGCCGTCCGCCTCGCGCAGAGCGAGGGCGGTGTGCGCCAGGGCCGCTCCGGTCTGGGTGCGCTCGTGCGTCGCGTGAGCCTTGCGGTCGTCATCCTGCTCGTCTCTCTCGGTGCTTCCGCTGCGCTGCTGCCGGTCGTCGCCGCGACCAACGAGCGCGAGGTGCTGCGCACCACGATCGAGCCCGAGGTGCGCCTGCGCGACTACACGAGCCCGTTGTCGCAGTACCGCAGCTACTTCGACGAGCAGAGCTACGACTCCGAGTTGTTCACCGTCGAGGGGGAGCAGCCGGCCGGAACGCGACTGCGGCTCGCCGTGCTCAGCTACTACGACGGCGAGGTGTTCCGCGTCACCGACCCGAACGCCGACGACACGAACGAGAAGACGGCGTTCATCCGCATCCCGTATCGACTGAGCCCGGATGCTGGCGGCGGAAGCGAAGAGAAGGTCGCCGTCACCGTCGGCGACTATTCGGGTATCTGGATGCCCACCGTCGGGTCACTCGTGAGCGCGAGCTTCGAGGGCGCAGGATCCACCGCTCTCACCGAGGACTTCTTCTACAACGAGGCCACGTCATCCGCCGTCAATCTGGGTGTGCTCGCAAAGGGCGACAGCTATGTGATCGACGCGGTCGTGGGCGCTGGCACAGCCAGCCTGGGTGACCTCGTCGCCCCCGACTCGCGCGAGGGTCTCGTCGACGAGGCGCTGATTCCGAAGAGCCTCGTCAACTGGGTGCGCGCACAGGAGCTGTCGTCGAGCGGCTCCGGCCTGCAGGAGCTGATCGAGCGCCTGCGCGCCCGTGGCTACCTGAGCCACGGTCTCTCCGTCGGCGAGCCGGTGCCCGAGGGCGAGGCCGAGGAGGCCGAACCGCTCGCGCCGACCTGGGCCGACGACCTCGGCGACTACTCGTTCAAGCCGAGCTTCGCGGGCCACTCCGTCGGTCGCATCGACGAGCTGTTCACGTCGCTGCTCGAGAAGCAGAACTCCACCAACGACACCGCGGACACCCAGCTCGTTTCCGCGGTCGGTGACGACGAGCAGTTCGCCGTGGCCGCCGCACTCGTCGCGCAGCACCTCGGCTTCCCGGCGCGGGTGGTGCTCGGCTTCGCCCTCGACGACGTCGGGCAGACCGGCGAACCGCTGCCCGCCTGCGAGGCCGGCGTGTGCGAGGGCAAGAACCTGACCGCGTGGCTCGAGGTGCAGGGCGCGAGCGGCGAGTGGGCGACCGTGGATGTCACGCCGCAGCACAGCGACCCGCTCGACCCGGTCAACGAGAACCTGCGCGACCCCGAGAACTCGACCGAGGTCATCCAGGACTCGGCCACCGAGCAGCTTCCGCCCGACGCGAGCCCGAGCGGCGGCGACCAGCAGGACAACAGCGACGACGACAACGGCATCGACCTCGCCTGGCTCGCAGCGGTGCTGCGCATTGTCGGGCTTTCGCTGCTGGCGCTCCTCGTGCTGCTGTCTCCGTTCGTGACGATCCTCGTGGCGAAGGCCACCCGCCGCCGCGACCGCATGAAGGAGACGGTGCCCGAGAAGCGCATCGTCGGAGGGTGGGACGAGTACGTGGATGCCGCCCTCGACCACGGCCTTCCCGCGCCGACCACGCAGACCCGCACCGAACTCGCCCGCTCCTACGGCAGCCCACGCGGCGTGCAGCTCGCGCGCTTCGCCGACCGCGCGGTCTTCGACGCGACCGAGCCGGTGGACGCCGACGGCGACACCTTCTGGGAGATCGTCGAGGCCGAGCGCCTCGCCTTCTCGGCCGGGCTGACCCGTTGGCAACGACTCAGGGCGGCGCTCTCGCTGCGGTCGTTCACCAACTACCTGCGCTCTCAACTACCGACCACAAAACGATAA